In Nothobranchius furzeri strain GRZ-AD chromosome 18, NfurGRZ-RIMD1, whole genome shotgun sequence, a single genomic region encodes these proteins:
- the LOC139063887 gene encoding asialoglycoprotein receptor 1-like isoform X1 — MSIKTLPTRLFSSSFNTTVMEQTYKRANEFRHRLYKIFGQGGYSFENYNVLNLCLGLLNVVLLIVAVALSANCAKIKKDSLQVYHSAALQLFSKLNDLCSNQSTGIEAEGTMQNYTKVKEQVHQLNLINDGYQRQLKALQAENTNLLANLSALGTSCSRCSSGWTHFNSSCYYFSPYEKKTWRDSRADCIRRGSDLVVIDNQQEQMFVSHTIEMMKLINTDVWNNGFWIGLTDMNVEGTWEWINNVTEVEPRYWIDGEPNDYHVGEDCAVAVYSADNPWKTRYDGGCQRHNIRWICEINAN; from the exons ATGAGTATAAAAACGTTACCAACCAGATTATTCAGCAGTTCCTTCAACACCACAGTCATGGAGCAAACATACAAACGAGCAAATGAATTCCGCCACAGACTCTACAAAATATTTGGACAAG GTGGATACAGTTTTGAAAACTACAACGTTCTTAATCTGTGTCTGGGACTTCTGAACGTTGTGTTACTCATAGTTGCTGTTGCTCTTAGTGCAAACT GTGCCAAAATCAAAAAGGACTCCCTTCAGGTTTATCACTCTGCAGCCTTACAGCTGTTCAGCAAGCTGAACGATCTCTGTAGCAACCAGAGCACTGGGATTGAAGCTGAAGGGACAATGCAAAATTATACAAAAGTAAAGGAGCAAGTTCATCAGCTGAATCTTATCAATGATGGTTACCAGAGACAGCTTAAAGCTCTGCAAGCAGAGAATACCAACCTACTGGCCAACTTGTCAGCTCTAG GTACATCTTGTAGCAGATGTTCTTCTGGGTGGACTCATTTCAACTCATCCTGCTACTACTTTTCTCCGTATGAGAAGAAGACCTGGAGAGACAGCAGAGCAGACTGCATCAGACGTGGTTCTGATCTTGTTGTGATTGATAATCAGCAGGAACAG ATGTTTGTGAGTCACACCATTGAAATGATGAAACTCATTAATACTGATGTCTGGAATAATGGATTCTGGATCGGCCTCACTGACATGAATGTTGAAGGAACATGGGAGTGGATCAATAATGTCACAGAGGTCGAGCCTAG GTACTGGATAGACGGGGAGCCAAATGACTACCATGTAGGAGAAGACTGTGCAGTTGCAGTTTATAGTGCCGATAATCCGTGGAAGACGCGCTATGATGGCGGCTGCCAGAGACATAACATCCGCTGGATATGTGAAATAAATGCAAACTGA
- the LOC139063887 gene encoding C-type lectin domain family 4 member M-like isoform X2: protein MSIKTLPTRLFSSSFNTTVMEQTYKRANEFRHRLYKIFGQGGYSFENYNVLNLCLGLLNVVLLIVAVALSANCAKIKKDSLQVYHSAALQLFSKLNDLCSNQSTGIEAEGTMQNYTKVKEQVHQLNLINDGYQRQLKALQAENTNLLANLSALGTSCSRCSSGWTHFNSSCYYFSPYEKKTWRDSRADCIRRGSDLVVIDNQQEQMFVSHTIEMMKLINTDVWNNGFWIGLTDMNVEGTWEWINNVTEVEPRLL from the exons ATGAGTATAAAAACGTTACCAACCAGATTATTCAGCAGTTCCTTCAACACCACAGTCATGGAGCAAACATACAAACGAGCAAATGAATTCCGCCACAGACTCTACAAAATATTTGGACAAG GTGGATACAGTTTTGAAAACTACAACGTTCTTAATCTGTGTCTGGGACTTCTGAACGTTGTGTTACTCATAGTTGCTGTTGCTCTTAGTGCAAACT GTGCCAAAATCAAAAAGGACTCCCTTCAGGTTTATCACTCTGCAGCCTTACAGCTGTTCAGCAAGCTGAACGATCTCTGTAGCAACCAGAGCACTGGGATTGAAGCTGAAGGGACAATGCAAAATTATACAAAAGTAAAGGAGCAAGTTCATCAGCTGAATCTTATCAATGATGGTTACCAGAGACAGCTTAAAGCTCTGCAAGCAGAGAATACCAACCTACTGGCCAACTTGTCAGCTCTAG GTACATCTTGTAGCAGATGTTCTTCTGGGTGGACTCATTTCAACTCATCCTGCTACTACTTTTCTCCGTATGAGAAGAAGACCTGGAGAGACAGCAGAGCAGACTGCATCAGACGTGGTTCTGATCTTGTTGTGATTGATAATCAGCAGGAACAG ATGTTTGTGAGTCACACCATTGAAATGATGAAACTCATTAATACTGATGTCTGGAATAATGGATTCTGGATCGGCCTCACTGACATGAATGTTGAAGGAACATGGGAGTGGATCAATAATGTCACAGAGGTCGAGCCTAG ATTGTTGTAA